The genomic region ATAAAAGTTTGCGAACTTTCCGCCTGTGCTGAAGCTGATTTTGTAAAAACATCCACGGGTTTTGCGGGCGGGGGCGCCACGATTGAAGACGTTAAACTTATGAAGGCTAATATTTCATCCGGCATGCAGGTTAAAGCCTCCGGCGGGGTGAGAGATTTGGAAACATTAACAAAAATGGTTGAAGCGGGGGCTTCAAGAATAGGAACAAGTTCTTCAATTAAAATTATAGAAAGCTTATGATAGATATTTGGGAAATTAAAAACAGGGAAGGCGTTATGACGTTGTATTTGCATGGTACTGCGGCGGACGCTAAACTCGCGTATAAAAAACTCCAGCCTTTTGCTAAGGAGCCTATGCTCGCGGACAATCCCCCTTACAATTACCGTATTGACCTGTTAAATAATGACCCTGATATTATTGATAAAATTAAAACCGCGGTTGAGGAAGTTGTTAAGCAAAGTAAAAAAATAACGCCTTTTTTCCCCGCTAATTTAGAGAGCGTTCTCGATCCGGACAATCCTCCTACGATATTTAGAAAAAAGACGGATTTGGAAACTGAAAATTTTAAAGTAAGCAGAGACCCGGATATAAGTTTTAGAGACGAGAGTAACGGGGATCAAATAACCTCCATAGATTTGGGGGACGGCGGCCTTTCCATTGCTCCCGGCGATACTATGATGATGCCTTTAAAAGAAGAATCGGCAGAACCCCAAGACCAGGAAAATAAGTCCGAGCTTCATAGTGATATAAATAATATTTTTGACCTTCCTCCGGGCGGCTCTGAACAGGCCGAAGCCGGCGACGGGCCTTATGATTACCCAAAGGATCCTACTTCGGAATTTGAACATAATTTTGATTTTCCAACCGAATCTGAAAAAGAAGAGTCTGAACATAAAGACAACGGTGCTAATTACAGGGAAGAAGAAATACAGCGTTTGTTGGAAAAAACAATGCCCGGTACAAGACCTTCCGGCAACAGGGCAAAAATAAGCTTGGAAGATATTTTGGCTGCTAAAACCGTTATGGACGTTTACGCTGATTCTGGCGTTACGGCTGAAGCCAAAGAAGGGGCTGAAATAAACAAAGAGAGTGCTAAGGTTGGCGAAATTTTAGAAAATTCGGATAAAACCAGCTTTAATATTTTTGAGCAAAATTTTAAGGAAGATACCTCCGAAAAAGAGAGCGGCGGGGAAGTGATTGACCCTTTTGATATGATAGTAAGCGGCGGCTCTTTAAATGAGAAAAAAGAACCTAAAGAACCTGCCGGGGAAGAATCTCCCGTCCAAGAGGCTGATAGTATGGATGAAGCGGCCCCCGCGACATTGCAAAATGTATCGGCAAAGACGGTTGATTCTAACGAACAAACCATAAAAAACGATTCTAATAAAATAATTTCCAAAACCGTTGAAATTGTTAAAAAAGATAAAAAAAAGAATGTTGATAATGAAAAGACTTTTAACAATATAAAAGCTGAATTTATTCAAGAACAAATCAGCGAACGATTTGAAAATAAAGAGGATGTTTCTTTAAAAGAAACTAAACCCGAAGAAACCGGTGGAAAAGAAGAATGTATTGTGCCCGCGCTTAAGCCTTTAAATATTGCGCAGGCAAAAGACCCGAAACAGACGGCAGGAACGGAACAAGCGTCTCCTCCGCCTGTTATAAACGGCAAACCGGCAGCGCCTCAAGCACCTTTAATACCGCCGGCGCCGAACAGAGAACCTAAAAACAAAACGGAAGAAACCCTTAGCAGAGAGGTAGAAGAAATGGCCAATGAAAAACCTGATCTTATGCCGGATGATTTTAACCTTGAAGAAGATGAGATCCGAAAATTACTTAGTAAAGATCCTTTGCCTGAAACGGATACTGTTGAAGATTTAACGCCGCAACGGGAAGAAACGGAAACGAAAAAGCCTGAAGTAAGCGAGGCTGAAACAAAAAATGGGGAGAATGGTGAAATTAATATGGAAAACCAAGAAAACAGACAAGAGCAGGAATTTAATAAGGAGAGCGCGCCTGTGAAATCTGCGGAAGATACACAGACAAAAACAATGCCTCCCGCGCCTCCGGCGCCGCCCCAAAACCCTTCCATGCCTTCAGTTCCAGTTAAGGCTCCCCTGCCGTCCGTCGCGTCGGAGCAGGCTTCTTTGACCGAGCCTGCCAAAGTACCGCCTCCGCCTGTTGCCGCGGAAGCTGAAAAGACAAGAACGCTTCCCCCGCCCGCGCCTCCTGTGCGAGAGCCTTCTTCGCCTTCTAAAACGCAGCATTCATTTTTTGGAGCCAGAAAGGCGACAACCGAACGTTCTATAGACCATTCCATTGAGTTGGCTGACAGGGAAAAGCATAATTGGCCTTTAGAAGTTCCTTTGGTTCCCACATATACTTTTGACTCAATGGTCATAGGAGCAAACCGTTTCGCCCACGCTACGGCTATTTCAGTTATTGACAATCCCGGCAATTTATACAACCCGCTTGTTTTGCACGGCGCTACGGGAACAGGTAAAACACACTTTTTAAACGCCATAGGGTACGCGTTATCTAAAAAGTACGGGCAGCAAAATATTTTTCTTACAAACGGCGTGCGCTTTTCACGCGGGATACAAAGATATGTTGTTGAAGGCAAAATTAACACTTTTGAAGAATTCGTTAAAAACACAAAAGCTGTTTTGATTGATGATATCCATTTGACGGCGGTTAATGAACAGAACAGGGAATATATTTCTAAGTATCTTAACTATTTTCTGCAGTCAAATAAGCAAATAGTTATTACGTCAAAATACCCGCCGGAAAGCCTGGCTAAGTTAGAAGAACTTATCAACTTTAAACTTGACGCCGGCTGGATAAGCGAACTTAAGGTCGCCACAGGCAGCAACCATACGAGAATAGTAAAAAAGATGCTTTCGGATAATCATATAGATCTTACGGAAGCGGAAAACGAAAAGTTTTTCAGAGGCATGTCTCTTAGTGTTATTTCAAGAACAATTAAACGGGCTAAAGTTTTAAGTCATGTTCTTGAAAGTGAAGGGAAAGAAGTGCCGTCTTATCCTGTTTTGTTTGAAAAGCTTTTGGCTGTGTCAGGTGAGGATGTTGAAAGCGCGATAAGCGTAAAAGACTTTTCACAAATAACGCAAATGCCCAATTTCGGAAGAGGGGAATGGGGCAAGGTGGGTTTCTTTTATCCTTCCGATAACGCTAATATGATGAAGTGGATAGCGTATTCAACCGCCGAACGTGCCAAGGAAATGGGAATTAACGGAAGTTTTGAGCTTGCGCTTAAGTCCTCTTACAATACGTCAAATATAATATCCTCCGCCTTTAAAATCGCCAACATTTGTGATAATAAAAATCTTAAAGGCGCGGTTATTTTGGGGCCGTCCATAGATGTGTGCGACCCTTCAGTGAGGGAAAATTTTTATGATATCCTCACCCATATGCTTGAGATTATGCTTATACGTTGCGGCGTAATTAATTTTGAAAAAATTAAAGCGCCCAGCACATATGTCAAAGTTATAGCGGAGTTACTTAAATGATGAAAAAATTAACAGTTTTGGCGATAGCGGCATTGCTGCTTGCCGCCTGCGGCGGTTTGGACAGCGCGGTTAAGAAGGGGGAAATCGCGCCTACATTTACCGATACTAAAGTTGACGGTAAATATTTATGGGTGCGCGGTTTTGGCGCGGCTAACCCCGCTCACACGACTTCCGCCCAAAAACGTATTATGAGCCGCGAGGCGGCCATAGCCCAAGGATACCAAAGAGCGGCCGAACATATTTACGGCACTGGCGTATACGCCCAAATGTCCGTTAAAGACGCCGTTATGCAGGATTCTTCAATAGATAACACTATTAAAGGTTTGGTTTTGGGTATGGGAATTTACAAAACCGAGTATATGAATGACGACGCGGCCACCGTTATAATGAGGCTTTCTTTAAGCAAACTTAAAGCGGTTAATATAGAGGTGAAATAATGAAAAAACTTTTATCCTTGTTTACGGTTTTTGCCGTGGTTGCGCTTTGTTCCTGCAGCGCAATACAAATAGGTCCTAAAGGCGAAGGAGAATATGTAGTTTCCGAAAGTCTGGTTCCTTATAACGAAGTAGACATGGCTTCAATGAAAAAAGAAGGTATTTTAGAAGCGCAGAAGAAGGCTGTTGAAATGGTGGCGGGCGTATTTGTTTCTGCCAGCACTACCGTAGATCACAGCCAGGTTGTGCAAAATGAAATTATTTCCAAATCCAACGGATTTATAAGGAAATATCATGTAATGCAAGATTACAGAAAAGGCGATTTTTGGTATACAAAAATCAAAGCCATGGTTCTTGTAACGGAAATAAGCGACGTTATAAAAAAATCGGAAGAATCTTCTTTAGTTAAAAAAACAAATATCATGATTTCATCAAGGGAGCTTATTAACGACGAAGTTTCCTTAAACCAGGACTGCAAACAGGCTATTTATAAAACGTTAAGAAACGCGCCTTATTATCTTATGAACGGCGATAACTTAAGCCAAAACAATATTGACGACCCTACCGGTTTAATGGATAAAGCCCGTTACAACGGCGCCAGATTTATTTTTATAGCCGATGTAAATGCCGCCCCTTTAAATGTTTTAGGCTCGGTAATAACGCCTTTTAAAACATATAGGGCCAGCGTTAATATGCGTGTTTACTCAACCAAAAATTACGGAATTGTGGCAACGGCTTCAAGCCAGCAAAGCGGTTTAGATCCTATTGAATCAATAGCCGCCCAAAAAGCTATTTCCGCCGCTTGTGAACAGGCCGCCAAAGAAATTATGGATCCTTTGCAATCGGCAGTTAATTCCGCCAAAGAATACTCTTTAAGAGTTACCGACGTTAATAGTATTGAACGTTTAAAAACCCTGCAGGATATTTTAAGGGATTTAAGGGAAATTGAGGACTTTAACTTAGTTAAATATAACAATTCAAACGCCGATTTCGTTATACACGCCAACATAAAAACGTCCGATGAGTTGGCCGCCAAAATTATACGCCAGTACAGCGCTAATTTTAATGTTAACGGCGTAACCACAAAAGCGATAGTTTTAAAACTTATGTAATTTATGATTTCAAAAGTGCTTACGGCGGGAGTTAGAGGTGTTGACGGGTTTGCCATTGAAGTAGAGGCAGACATCGCCGCGGGCATGCCTACTATGGCTGTTGTAGGCCTTCCAGATACGGAAGTTAAAGAAGCTAAAGACCGTGTTGTGGCGGCTTTAAGAAACTCGGGTTTTGATTTCCCGTCAAAAAGAATAACGGTTAATTTAAGCCCAGCCGAAGTAAAAAAATCAGGCACGGGGTTTGACTTGCCTATAGCTCTTTCAATCTTGGCGGCTTCGGGGCAGCTAAGTAAAAAAGCTTTAGAAAAGTTAAAAGACCATATTTTTATAGGCGAACTTGGTTTAGATGGCAGTTTGCGTTCTTGCGCGGGCGTTTTGCCCATGCTTGGCGCGGCAGGTAAAAAAACGGCGGTAATCCCGCCTGCTAATTCGGGTGAAGCCGCTTTGGCGCAAATACTCGCAATAGCTCCTTTAAATTTAAAAGAACTTGCCGAATATTTAGACGGCGTTACTGATTTAGCGCAGATTGGCAAAATTGAATTTAAATCTGAAGAGTTTGAATATTTTTTAGATTTTAATGAAGTAAAAAGCCAGCCGCTTGCCAAACGCGCCTTAGAAATCGCGGCCGCGGGCGGACATAATATTTTAATGATAGGTTTGCCCGGCACCGGTAAAAGCATGCTGGCAAAAAGGTTTCCGTCCATACTTCCTTCTTTAACTCATGAGGAAGCATTGGAAATAACTAAAATTTATTCCGTGGCAAACATGCTCGGTAAAGATAAATTTGCCTATAGCAGGCCGTTTAGGGACCCGCACCACACAATTTCGGACGTGGCTTTAGCAGGCGGCGGCGCGACTCCCAAACCTGGGGAAATTTCCCTTTCGCACAACGGCATTTTATTTTTAGATGAATTTGCGGAATTCGGACGCGCCGCTTTAGAAGTTTTAAGAGAGCCTATGGAAACAGGTTCCGTTTCTATAGCAAGAGCAAGGGAAAGCGTTTCTTTTCCCGCCAGATTTACTTTAATAGCGGCTATGAACCCGTGCCCTTGCGGCAATCACGGACATCCGCACAAACAGTGTACGTGTACGCCTGTTATGATTAACAGGTACCGTTCAAAAATATCGGGGCCTCTTTTAGACAGGATTGATTTAACCGTTAATTTAAACCCTGTTGAATTTAAAGATTGGGAAAAAAAGGCTGAAGGAGAAAACTCTAAAGAAATAAGGGCGCGCGTAACCAAGGCCAGGGAAATACAAAAAGAACGTTTTAAAAACTCAAAAACAAAAGTAAACGCTTTTATGACGACGGCAGAAATAAAGAAATTTTGCCCTTTGCCCGAAGGCGGCGGGCCGGTGCTTGAAGCGGCTATGAGAAAATTGGGCTTAAGCGCCAGAAGTTTAGATAAGATTTTAAAAACGGCGCGCACCATTGCCGATTTGGAAGGAAGTAAAGATATTTCAAAGCTTCATATTATGGAAGTTTTACAGTACAGACCGCTTGACAGAAAAGGCGTGGCCGACGTATGATAACAGATTCGGAAAGACTTGCCAGAATAAAATTAAACGCTTTTACCTATTTGCGTACGGATTGGGCCATGCGCATGATAGAAGTTTTTGGCAGCGCGGAAATGATTTTAAAAACTTCAGCTAAGGATTTGGCGGCGCAGGGCGGAATGTCGGAAGATACTGCCGCCAATTTACTTAAAGAAGCGCACGCGCTTGACGCTGAGAAGGAAGCGGAACTTACAAATAAAGCGGGCGGCAAAATTTTGCTTTTGGAAGATTATGAGTATCCCCAAAGTTTAAAAGATATTAAGGACCCGCCTTTTGTTTTATATGTGCGCGGAACATTAGAAGCGCGCGGCCCTAAAGTGGCAATGGTGGGCACAAGGCTTATAACGCCTTACGGAAGGAGATGCGCTAAAAAATTTGCCACGGAAATCGCGCAGGCGGGATGCGTTGTAGTAAGCGGTTTGGCCCGCGGAGTTGACAGTGTATGCCAGCAGGCGGTGGTTGATATTAATAAACCCACCTGGGCTGTTGTGGGCACTGGAATAGGGCGTTGTTACCCGGCTGAAAATAAAGCTTTGGCAAACGCTGTTTTAGAAAACGGCGGCGCCATAATTTCGGAACTATCTTTTAATAAACCGCCGAACGCTTTTCATTTTCCCAGGCGCAACAGAATAATTTCTGCCCTTTCAAGCGTGGTGGTTATTATAGAAGGTAAAGTGCGCTCAGGCGCTTTGATTACGGCAAAACTGGCCGCTGAGCAGGGTAAAGATATTTTAGCGGTGCCCGGCTCTATAGAAAGCGAACAGAGCGGCGGCCCCAATATGTTAATTAAAGACGGCGCGCACGCCTTGCTTGAAACGCGCGATATTATAGACCTTATTCCTTTTGAGGAGCGCTTTGGCCTTAATGAGGAAGTTTTTGAAAAAGATTCGGTTCAAAAAGAAATACTTGATTTAACTGAAACGGAAAAACAATTTTTAGAAGTTATCGGCCCCGGTGAACATACGATCGATGATATTGTTGAAGCTTTGGCAACGGATGTTCCTTCGGCCGCGGCGGTATTATTTGAAATGGAGATTAAAGGCGTTTTAATGTGCAAAGACGGCAAATACAGCCGTAACAATTTTTAAACAAAAAAAGGAAGATAAAGAAAATGGCAACCAAGAAAACAACAACAAAAAAAACGGAGTCTCTTTCTAAAGGTAAAAACCTTGTTATAGTCGAGTCACCTACAAAACAAAAAACAATAAGCAAAATTTTAGGGGCCGATTATGTTGTAAAAAGTTCCTTCGGGCATGTTAGGGATTTGCCTTCCAAAGAAATAGGCGTTGACGAAAAAAACGGTTTTAAACCCAAATATGTTCCTGTGGAAAAAGCTAAAAAAATGGTTTCCGAGCTTGAAAAACTTGCTAAAGGTTCCGAATATGTTTACTTGGCCACTGACCCTGACCGCGAAGGAGAAGCTATTGCCTGGCATTTGGTTGAACTTTTAAAAATACCTGTTGAAAAAATACGCCGTATTTTCTTTCATGAAATTACGCCCGCGGCTGTTAAAGCCAGTTTTGACCATGCCAGAAATATTAATAAAGATTTGGTTGACGCACAGCAGGCAAGGCGCGTACTTGACCGTTTGGTTGGGTACAAACTTTCGCCGCTTCTTTGGAAGAAAATTACGGGCGGTCTTTCCGCGGGCAGAGTGCAAAGCGTAGCGGTAAGGCTTCTTGCCGAGCGTGCCAAAGAAATAGAAAATTTTAGGGAAGAAGAATATTATTCTTTAACCTCCGAGCTTGAAAAGCAAGGTGAAACGCCCAAATTTAACGCGCGCATGCTTAAATGGAGGGGCAAAAATACTGAAATTATTACAACATACCATTTGTTCGCCGAAGACTATAAAGTAAAAACAACAGTCTTTAAAAAACCTGAGGATCTTGCCCCTGTTAATTCTTTATTAAGACAAGGGCCCTTAACGGTAAGTAAAATTGAAAAAAAAGAAGTAAAACAAAAAGCCAAACCACCTTTTATAACCAGCTCTTTACAGCAGGAAGCGTATAATAAAATAGGTTTCCCTTCACAAAAAACTATGATGACGGCGCAAAGCCTTTATGAAGGCGTTGAGATAGCGGGTGAAGTTGTAGGTTTAATTACGTATATGAGAACAGACTCTTTTAACGTATCAAAAGATTTGCAATCCCAAACCAAAAAGTTTATAGCCGGCAAATACGGGGATGATTTTGTCCCCCCAACTCCAAATTTTTTTAAAAGCAAAGTAAAAGGCGCTCAGGAAGCGCACGAGTCTATTCACCCGACTGATGTTTATAAAACGCCAGCTAGTATAAAAGATTATTTGAGCGCGGACCAGTACAAACTTTACGAACTTATTTGGTTAAGGTTTATTGCCAGCCAAATGGCGGACGCTGTTTTTAACACAGTATCTGTCGACATAACGGCAGGCAAAGCTGAAGAATGCGTTTTAAGAGCAACGGGCCGCACAGTTAAATTCCCGGGCTTTTTATCCGTTTATAAAGAAGACGATTCGGAAGAAGAGGACGAAGGCTCAGCCTTGCTTCCTAATCTTACGGAAGGCGATGATTTAAACCTTATTGACATTGTAACCAAATCACATAAAACAGCCCCGCCGCCGAACTATAATGAGGCGAGCTTGATTAAAACGCTTGAAAAGCACGGTATCGGGCGTCCTTCCACTTACGCTCCTACAATTAAAACTATTTTGGACAGGAAATATATTATCCGCCAGCCGAAAACCAACAAACTGATTGTGACTGATTTGGGCGTAACGGTGACAGACCAGTTAAAAGACTTTTTTAAAGATATTATGGACCTTTCTTATACTGCGGGCATTGAAGAAAAACTCGACGATATAGCAGAAGGCGATAATGACTGGGTTAAAGTTATAGGCGATTTTTATGAAGGTTTTAAAAAAGATTTAGCTACGGCAGATAAAGACATGCAGCGCGCCGCGCCCAAACCTTCCGATGAAAAATGCCCATTATGCGGCAGCCCCATGGTAATAAGAAGAAGCAGATTCGGCGAATACCTGGCCTGCTCCACCTATCCGGAATGTAAGGGTAAAATTAATTTAACTTCTTCAGGCGAAAAATTGGCGCCTGAAGTAACCGAGGAAAAATGTGAAAAATGCGGTAGC from Elusimicrobium minutum Pei191 harbors:
- a CDS encoding DnaA ATPase domain-containing protein, whose protein sequence is MIDIWEIKNREGVMTLYLHGTAADAKLAYKKLQPFAKEPMLADNPPYNYRIDLLNNDPDIIDKIKTAVEEVVKQSKKITPFFPANLESVLDPDNPPTIFRKKTDLETENFKVSRDPDISFRDESNGDQITSIDLGDGGLSIAPGDTMMMPLKEESAEPQDQENKSELHSDINNIFDLPPGGSEQAEAGDGPYDYPKDPTSEFEHNFDFPTESEKEESEHKDNGANYREEEIQRLLEKTMPGTRPSGNRAKISLEDILAAKTVMDVYADSGVTAEAKEGAEINKESAKVGEILENSDKTSFNIFEQNFKEDTSEKESGGEVIDPFDMIVSGGSLNEKKEPKEPAGEESPVQEADSMDEAAPATLQNVSAKTVDSNEQTIKNDSNKIISKTVEIVKKDKKKNVDNEKTFNNIKAEFIQEQISERFENKEDVSLKETKPEETGGKEECIVPALKPLNIAQAKDPKQTAGTEQASPPPVINGKPAAPQAPLIPPAPNREPKNKTEETLSREVEEMANEKPDLMPDDFNLEEDEIRKLLSKDPLPETDTVEDLTPQREETETKKPEVSEAETKNGENGEINMENQENRQEQEFNKESAPVKSAEDTQTKTMPPAPPAPPQNPSMPSVPVKAPLPSVASEQASLTEPAKVPPPPVAAEAEKTRTLPPPAPPVREPSSPSKTQHSFFGARKATTERSIDHSIELADREKHNWPLEVPLVPTYTFDSMVIGANRFAHATAISVIDNPGNLYNPLVLHGATGTGKTHFLNAIGYALSKKYGQQNIFLTNGVRFSRGIQRYVVEGKINTFEEFVKNTKAVLIDDIHLTAVNEQNREYISKYLNYFLQSNKQIVITSKYPPESLAKLEELINFKLDAGWISELKVATGSNHTRIVKKMLSDNHIDLTEAENEKFFRGMSLSVISRTIKRAKVLSHVLESEGKEVPSYPVLFEKLLAVSGEDVESAISVKDFSQITQMPNFGRGEWGKVGFFYPSDNANMMKWIAYSTAERAKEMGINGSFELALKSSYNTSNIISSAFKIANICDNKNLKGAVILGPSIDVCDPSVRENFYDILTHMLEIMLIRCGVINFEKIKAPSTYVKVIAELLK
- a CDS encoding LPP20 family lipoprotein, with amino-acid sequence MMKKLTVLAIAALLLAACGGLDSAVKKGEIAPTFTDTKVDGKYLWVRGFGAANPAHTTSAQKRIMSREAAIAQGYQRAAEHIYGTGVYAQMSVKDAVMQDSSIDNTIKGLVLGMGIYKTEYMNDDAATVIMRLSLSKLKAVNIEVK
- a CDS encoding YifB family Mg chelatase-like AAA ATPase, with amino-acid sequence MISKVLTAGVRGVDGFAIEVEADIAAGMPTMAVVGLPDTEVKEAKDRVVAALRNSGFDFPSKRITVNLSPAEVKKSGTGFDLPIALSILAASGQLSKKALEKLKDHIFIGELGLDGSLRSCAGVLPMLGAAGKKTAVIPPANSGEAALAQILAIAPLNLKELAEYLDGVTDLAQIGKIEFKSEEFEYFLDFNEVKSQPLAKRALEIAAAGGHNILMIGLPGTGKSMLAKRFPSILPSLTHEEALEITKIYSVANMLGKDKFAYSRPFRDPHHTISDVALAGGGATPKPGEISLSHNGILFLDEFAEFGRAALEVLREPMETGSVSIARARESVSFPARFTLIAAMNPCPCGNHGHPHKQCTCTPVMINRYRSKISGPLLDRIDLTVNLNPVEFKDWEKKAEGENSKEIRARVTKAREIQKERFKNSKTKVNAFMTTAEIKKFCPLPEGGGPVLEAAMRKLGLSARSLDKILKTARTIADLEGSKDISKLHIMEVLQYRPLDRKGVADV
- the dprA gene encoding DNA-processing protein DprA, with protein sequence MITDSERLARIKLNAFTYLRTDWAMRMIEVFGSAEMILKTSAKDLAAQGGMSEDTAANLLKEAHALDAEKEAELTNKAGGKILLLEDYEYPQSLKDIKDPPFVLYVRGTLEARGPKVAMVGTRLITPYGRRCAKKFATEIAQAGCVVVSGLARGVDSVCQQAVVDINKPTWAVVGTGIGRCYPAENKALANAVLENGGAIISELSFNKPPNAFHFPRRNRIISALSSVVVIIEGKVRSGALITAKLAAEQGKDILAVPGSIESEQSGGPNMLIKDGAHALLETRDIIDLIPFEERFGLNEEVFEKDSVQKEILDLTETEKQFLEVIGPGEHTIDDIVEALATDVPSAAAVLFEMEIKGVLMCKDGKYSRNNF
- the topA gene encoding type I DNA topoisomerase — its product is MATKKTTTKKTESLSKGKNLVIVESPTKQKTISKILGADYVVKSSFGHVRDLPSKEIGVDEKNGFKPKYVPVEKAKKMVSELEKLAKGSEYVYLATDPDREGEAIAWHLVELLKIPVEKIRRIFFHEITPAAVKASFDHARNINKDLVDAQQARRVLDRLVGYKLSPLLWKKITGGLSAGRVQSVAVRLLAERAKEIENFREEEYYSLTSELEKQGETPKFNARMLKWRGKNTEIITTYHLFAEDYKVKTTVFKKPEDLAPVNSLLRQGPLTVSKIEKKEVKQKAKPPFITSSLQQEAYNKIGFPSQKTMMTAQSLYEGVEIAGEVVGLITYMRTDSFNVSKDLQSQTKKFIAGKYGDDFVPPTPNFFKSKVKGAQEAHESIHPTDVYKTPASIKDYLSADQYKLYELIWLRFIASQMADAVFNTVSVDITAGKAEECVLRATGRTVKFPGFLSVYKEDDSEEEDEGSALLPNLTEGDDLNLIDIVTKSHKTAPPPNYNEASLIKTLEKHGIGRPSTYAPTIKTILDRKYIIRQPKTNKLIVTDLGVTVTDQLKDFFKDIMDLSYTAGIEEKLDDIAEGDNDWVKVIGDFYEGFKKDLATADKDMQRAAPKPSDEKCPLCGSPMVIRRSRFGEYLACSTYPECKGKINLTSSGEKLAPEVTEEKCEKCGSPMVIRSGRRGKFMACSAFPKCKNTFSIDASGNKVASSGPIETKIKCEKCGKPMLLRASKRGEFLGCSGYPKCKTIVSVSPEEIAKIKKEHEAENK